A single genomic interval of Camelina sativa cultivar DH55 chromosome 11, Cs, whole genome shotgun sequence harbors:
- the LOC104725880 gene encoding auxin-responsive protein SAUR32-like encodes MGFEESNQKQSPKQSPKQMVFNFHFHVPHLHILHHHHHNHHDVPKGCVAILVGHEDDEEGLHRFVVPLVFLSHPLFLDLLKEAEKEYGFKHAGPITIPCRVDEFKHVQEIIDEETHRRRHSHGGHGHNHTHHNNHLRCF; translated from the coding sequence ATGGGTTTTGAAGAATCTAATCAAAAACAGAGTCCAAAACAGAGTCCGAAGCAGATGGTGTTCAACTTTCACTTTCATGTCCCTCATCTCCACATActccaccatcaccaccataACCATCATGATGTTCCTAAAGGCTGTGTTGCGATCTTGGTTGGACACGAAGACGATGAGGAAGGTCTACACAGATTCGTTGTTcctttggtgttcttgagtcATCCTCTGTTCTTGGACCTCTTGAAAGAAGCTGAAAAGGAGTATGGGTTCAAGCACGCTGGTCCTATTACGATCCCTTGCCGTGTTGATGAGTTTAAGCATGTTCAAGAAATCATCGACGAGGAGACTCATCGCCGTCGTCATAGTCATGGTGGTCACGGCCACAACCATACCCACCACAACAACCATCTCCGATGTTTCTGA